The genomic stretch CTCGAGGCGGTTCCACAATCCCGCGCGCCGGGGCCGACGGCTGCAACTGACGGCTGTGGCGGCCGGCGCCGTCATCGGGCTCAGCGCGATGATGTATCTCTGGGGCATACCGCTCCTGGCCGCCCAGGTGGCTCTGCGGGTGCCCGTCGCCTGGGAGGAGCAGCTCGGCAAAGGTGTCGTCGACCATGTGGCGTCGCCGGCAAGGCGCTGCCGGGATCCACAGCTGGTGGCGGCCATCGACACGATCCTCGGCCGGCTCACGGCCGCGGCGCCCCGCTCGCCCTACACGCTCCGTGTCTACGTCGTGGACATGCCGATCGTCAATGCCTTTGCGGCCCCGAGCGGATCCGTCGTCATATTCCGGGGCCTGTTGCAGCGTACTGACTCGCCCGAGCAACTTGCGGGCGTCTTGGCTCACGAGCTCCAGCACGTGCTCCAGCGCCACTCGACCCGGGCCATCGTCCAGCACGCATCGTCGGGCCTGCTCATCGCCGCGCTCACGGGCGATGTCACGGGTCCACTGGCCTACGGTCTGGAGGCCGCGCGGGTGCTGGGCCATTTCCGCTACAGCCGCGAGGCGGAAACAGAGGCGGACACGGAGGGCTTGAAGATGCTGCTGGCCGCCCGCGTGGATCCGGCCGGCATGATCGCCTTCTTCGAACCGCCCAAAGACACGGCCGACAAGCACGAGGAATCCGCTGCGGACAAGTACCTTTCCAGCCATCCGAGCGATCGCGACCGGAAAGCGACCCTGACCGCCCTCGTCAGTAGACACCCGACGCAGTCCGTCACGCTGCTTCCAGGGGAGAATTGGAGGGAGCTTCGTTACGCCTGCGGCGCCCCAGGGACGTCGCTACAGGAATCTCCACGGTAGGCTCGCAGTATCGCGGGTCTTTCTTTGTCCTCCGGTCGGGACGCGGGACCAGGGCATGAGCCCTCCACTCATGGGGCGTCGTCAGTCCCTCGTCGGACGGAGTATCGACGCCGGCCCTTCCTCTACCGGAACAGCGCTCTGGCGTCGATACGTATTTATGCGTACGTGTCGAAGGGCCGCGCCGGTGGGCGTGGAGCGCAAATGTTACGATTGGCCGGATGAATCCCTCGGTGGCGATCCGGCACGATCTCGTCCTGGTGGGCGGCGGGCACACGCACATCCAGGTGCTCCGCGCCTGGGCCATGGATCCCGCGCCCGGCGTGCGCCTCACCGTGGTGGTGGACCGGCCCGTGGCGGTGTACTCGGGCATGGTGCCAGGCTTCGTGGCGGGTCAGTATCGCCAGGACGAGCTCGAGATCGACGTGAGGCCGCTGGCCATGCGGGCCGGAGCGCGCTTCATCGTCGCCGCGGCCACGGGCCTCGAACCTTCTCAATGCCGCGTCAACCTCGAAGGCCGACCACCGATTGCCTATGACACGATTTCCTTCGACGTCGGCTCGACCATCGCGGGCCTGGACAGACCCGGAATTGGCGAGCACGCAATCCCCACGCGGCCCATCGGGGCCTTCGTGCGCTCGGCCGACTCCATCGTCGAGCGCGCGCGCGCCCGACCGGGCTTCAAGCTCGTGGTGGTGGGCGCGGGGGCCGGGGGCGTCGAGGTGGCCTTCGCCTTCCGCGCGCGCTTCGAGCGTGAGGGCATTGGTGGCGCGTCGGTATCGCTGCTCGAGGCGGGTCCGACGGTGCTGCCAGGCTATCCGGGCGCCGCGGTGCGTGGAATCGAGCTCAATGCCCGCGCGCGCGGGATCGAGCTGCGCTGCGGGGTCTCGGTGGCGCGAGCGAGCCCGGATCACGTGGAGCTGGAGGGCGGCGAGATCGTCCCCGCGGACGCGCTCGTCTGGGTGACGGGCGCGGCGAGCCTGCCCA from Candidatus Methylomirabilota bacterium encodes the following:
- a CDS encoding M48 family metallopeptidase; amino-acid sequence: MPTDWPAAYLDGETAIRHRAIVRLMREGLEVTPAGGRTRLWPYAQVRQTQGAYAGEEVRLEHGGQMPEVLVVRDLRFLQSLHELAPEFSRRFHNPARRGRRLQLTAVAAGAVIGLSAMMYLWGIPLLAAQVALRVPVAWEEQLGKGVVDHVASPARRCRDPQLVAAIDTILGRLTAAAPRSPYTLRVYVVDMPIVNAFAAPSGSVVIFRGLLQRTDSPEQLAGVLAHELQHVLQRHSTRAIVQHASSGLLIAALTGDVTGPLAYGLEAARVLGHFRYSREAETEADTEGLKMLLAARVDPAGMIAFFEPPKDTADKHEESAADKYLSSHPSDRDRKATLTALVSRHPTQSVTLLPGENWRELRYACGAPGTSLQESPR